A portion of the Lolium rigidum isolate FL_2022 chromosome 1, APGP_CSIRO_Lrig_0.1, whole genome shotgun sequence genome contains these proteins:
- the LOC124667698 gene encoding transcription factor MYB53-like translates to MGRSPCCDGEAGVKKGPWTPEEDKLLVDYIQEKGHGSWRRLPKLAGLNRCGKSCRLRWTNYLRPDIKRGRFTDDEEKLIIHLHSILGNKWSSIATKLPGRTDNEIKNYWNTHLRKKLLGMGIDPVTHRPRTDLSLLAGLPGLLAAAGNNFGGGAAWDMNALRLQADAAKFQLLQGLVRALATAAAPAPAPTAAAGMDNLMALLAASGNGGQNGGGVDQSLLLQQCQWDGLLNLPALTSSAPTSSMQISGLFNSFGASAGCGQSGDGLSSTELGGHGGASGSNVTDAVAPRQMVAMDQECNNNAGGGGVSCEETPASSPFDGLDSLNLMVDDINTDGSWKDLLDQMSWLNPTDL, encoded by the exons ATGGGGAGGTCGCCGTGCTGCGACGGGGAGGCCGGCGTGAAGAAGGGCCCGTGGACGCCTGAGGAGGACAAGCTGCTGGTGGACTACATCCAGGAGAAGGGACACGGCAGCTGGCGGCGACTTCCCAAGCTCGCCGGCCTCAACCGCTGCGGCAAGAGCTGCCGCCTCCGCTGGACAAACTACCTCCGCCCCGACATCAAGCGCGGCCGCTTCACCGACGACGAGGAGAAGCTCATCATCCACCTCCACTCCATCCTCGGCAACAA GTGGTCATCCATCGCGACGAAGCTGCCAGGCAGGACGGACAACGAGATCAAGAACTACTGGAACACCCACCTGCGCAAGAAGCTGCTGGGCATGGGCATCGACCCCGTCACGCACCGCCCGCGCACCGACCTCAGCCTTCTCGCCGGGCTCCctggcctcctcgccgccgccggtaaTAACTTTGGCGGCGGGGCAGCCTGGGACATGAACGCTCTCAGGCTCCAGGCCGACGCCGCAAAGTTCCAGCTGCTCCAGGGACTGGTACGCGCTCTCGCCACCGCTGCCGCGCCAGCGCCTGCGCCCACGGCCGCCGCCGGCATGGACAACCTCATGGCACTCCTCGCCGCGAGCGGCAACGGCGGGCAGAACGGCGGCGGCGTTGACCAGAGCCTGCTGCTCCAGCAGTGCCAGTGGGACGGCCTGCTCAACCTGCCGGCTCTCACGAGCTCTGCGCCAACGAGCAGCATGCAGATCAGCGGGCTGTTCAACAGCTTTGGCGCCAGCGCCGGTTGCGGCCAGTCGGGTGATGGGCTGAGCTCGACGGAGCTCGGGGGCCACGGCGGGGCGAGCGGGAGCAACGTGACGGACGCGGTGGCGCCGCGCCAAATGGTGGCGATGGACCAAGAGTGCAACAATAATGCCGGAGGCGGCGGGGTGTCGTGCGAGGAGACGCCGGCGTCGAGCCCCTTCGACGGGCTGGACAGCCTGAACCTGATGGTGGATGACATCAACACGGATGGTAGTTGGAAGGATTTGCTAGA CCAAATGTCATGGTTGAACCCAACTGACCTGTGA